AATGTTAGATCGTGTTTCCGGAATTTGCACCCCAAAAAACGCCCCAGCCCACTCTCAAAATAACTTCCTAGCCAGGGGGTCGCGTCAAAACCGCTTAAAACGCCCAGTGATTTCCCAGCCTTACAGGCCGGCTGTCGCACGACAGGCCCCTCAGGCTGGGTATGGAAACTTTAAGAGTCCCAAAACATTCTTCACTGGAAAATGGTCGCACGACAGGCCCCTCAGGCTGGGTATGGAAACAAAGAAATAATCCTTGCTGCCGACAGGTCGGTGTCGCACGACAGGCCCCTCAGGCTGGGTATGGAAACTCACGAACGGTTCGAACCGGCAGAGGCGTAAACGTCGCACGACAGGCCCCTCAGGCTGGGTATGGAAACACAGTTGCCCGTGCATCCAGTCCGGAGCATGATCAGGTCGCACGACAGGCCCCTCAGGCTGGGTATGGAAACGAACAGTCATGATTTTCCTCCTTGGAAATGTGTCGCAGGACACGCCCCTCAGCCTGGGTATGGATAATCGCGACGTTTTTGACGCGAAAAGGTGATTTTTCTTGCAGGAAGGCAACGAAAGTGATAAAAATGTTTATCTATCAAGCAATTAGCGGCAACATCTGCGAGATTCCTTCAGCCTGAGTCGCGTCAAGTCTGAAAAGCTCTGTGAAATTCGAATGTTAGATCGTTTTTCCGGAATTTGCACCCCAAAAAACGCCCCAGCCTACTCTCAAAATAACTTCCTAGCCAGGGGGTCGCGTCAAAACCGCTTAAAACACCCAGTGATTTCCCAGCCTTACAGGCCGGCTGTCGCAGGACACGCCCCTCAGGCTGGGTATGGAAACGAGTTGAAGCGATAGCCGCAATGCCACCGGTCCTCGGTCGCAGGACACGCCCCTCAGGCTGGGTATGGAAACAGGCGGCTTTCTCTTCTTCCGAGTAACCCCAATCGGTGTCGCAGGACACGCCCCTCAGGCTGGGTATGGAAACTCTATCCCGCCTATCTTATTGACGAGACCTTCGAGTCGCAGGACAGGCCCCTCAGGCTGGGTATGGAAACAGTGTCGGAATCAACGATCGGTTTGTCGCAGGACAGGCCCCTCAGGCTGGGTATGGAAACTCGTCAGCCCCGGGCCTGAAGTCCTGAAAAGGCCTAGTCGCACGACACGCCCCTCAGGCTGGGGAGCGAAACTCGACATCGTCGCCAATAGGGGGCGTGATCCTCGCGTTGCTGAAGTTCTTCACCGTATTTCCCATGACGGGGTGCCGTTCTTTTCTTGGAAATTGAGGTTGTTGGCACGGTGTCGAACAGGCTTTCCTTCCCACGGCAAATAGGGAGATGGGGGCGCCGTGTGGAATTTGTCTGTACGAAGAACACCGGGCGGCGGATGATGCAAAGCCCGAGCTCACAAACAAAAGGCCCCGAAACCGCTTTGGTTTCGAGGCCTTTTTCTGGCACGGGTGGCAGGAATCGAACCTACAACCCCCGGTTTTGGAGACCGGTGCTCTGCCAATTGAGCTACACCCGCCCATACGTAAGCCGCAAATGTTTAACACAAAAGCGGCACAATTGGCAAGCCGGATGAGGGCGCTTGTCAAACCCCCGCCCGTTCCGCGTACAATCGGACAGCGTTTCGCGGCGAACCGGCCGCTTGGAGGAGGGGACATGTTCCGTAAGGCGATCTTCACGATTTTGGTTTTGATGCTCACCATCACCCCGGCGTTGGCCGAGGAAGTGCTGATTCAATACGACGACGGCAGCGACGAATCGGTACGCACGAACATCCACACCGGAGACGTCCAGGCGTTTCGCCTGAGCACGGCGCACCCGGCAACACTCAAGACGACCTACCTGATGCTGGAGTCCGACGTAGCGGCGGACATCGAAGTTCATGTTTGGGCGGAGTTCGGCGGCAACAACCCCGACCTCAGCGTCGATTTGATCACGCCTATCACCCAAACCGTTGCCGCGGGGGTCGACTGGTACGAGTTCGACGTGTCGGCGGCCGGTGTCGAGATCGGCCCTTGGTCCGATTTCCATGTGGGCGTCATGCATCTCGAAGACGGCTACCCGTCGGTTCGTCTCGACTCCTCGAATCCCTCCCCCGACATTCGTATCCAGTACTACAACAGCGAAGACGGCGAGTGGTATTACATCGGCGGCGGCGACGGCTGTTACGCATACATGATTCGCGCGCTGGTCGACTACCACGACCAGATCGACGAGGCCGATAAATACTTTCACGATATTTCCGACGACGCCGGCCTGCCCCGCACCAACGGCCGACCCGCCTGGGCCGACTACGACAACGACGGCGATCCCGACCTGCTCATCCGCGGCAGCCAGCTTTTCGAGAACAACGGCGACGGCACTTTCACCGAAGTGACCCAAAGCGCCGGCCTCACCGACATGCCGGGCAGCGGCGGCATCTGGGCCGATTTCGACAACGACGGCTACTTGGATATTTACGTCTCGACGTCTTCGTACAACGCGCACTACAACCGTTTCCTGCACAACAACGGCGACGGCACCTTCACCGACCTGAGCTTCGAAGCCTTCGGCGGCGAGGAATACCTCAACTATGAAAACACGGAGGCGATGGCGGTCGGCGATTTCAACAACGACGGCTACGTCGACGTTTACGCAGGCGTGTACGAACGCGACATGAGCAGTTGCCCGTGGGATAAGTTCTACGTCAACAACGGCGACCTCACCTTTACCGAAAGCGCCGACGCGCTGGGCATGCACGAGGGGATCTTCCAGTGCGCCCGCGGCATTCAGTGGATCGATTTCAACCGCGACGGCTTCACCGACATCCATGTCAGCAACTACCGCCTCGACCAAAACTTCATGTGGGTCAACCAGAACGGCGAGTCGTTCAGCGAGCAGTCGGAAGAACTGAATTTGATGGGCGAGAACATCGACAACTACTACGGGCACACGATCGGTTCGGCCTGGGGCGATCTGGACCTCGACGGCGATTGGGACGTGGTCGACGCCAACCTCGCCCACCCGCGGTTCATCGATTTTTCCGACAAGACGATGGTGCTGCTCTCCAGCGGCGAGCCCGATTTCGAGTTCACCAACGTCTTTGCCGAAAGCGGCGTCGAGTATTGTGAAACCCACAGCAATCCGAACCTGGTCGACGTGGACAACGACGCCGACCTCGACCTGTTCATCACCACCGTGTACGTCGGCTACCAAAGCCACTTCTACCTGAACCGGCTGGTGGAAGACGGCGCGCTCAGCTTCGAACCGGCAACTTACGCCGCGGGCATCTGGGTCGATAACGGCTGGGGCAGCGCCTGGGCCGACTACGACGGCGACGGCGATATGGACCTGTTCGCCACCGGCCTGTGGCGCAACGAGATCGCCGACCAGGGCAACTGGATCAAGATCAAAGCCGAGGGCTGGGCCGCCAACGCCGCCGCCTTGGGCGCACGCATCAGCGTCACCGTCGGCGAGACCACGTACCTGCGGGAAATCCAGGGCGGCACGGGCACGACGGTCCAGGATGACCTCGTGGCACACATCGGCGTGGGCGATGCCGAGACGATCGACGAAATCGTCGTCGACTTCCCCGGCGGCAGCACCGAAGTGCTCACCGACGTGGCCGTCAACCAGGTATTAACGGTGACGGACACACAAGAACCGACACCGATTGATGACGACGACGACACATCCGATGACGACAATACGTCCGATGACGACACATCCGGCGCTGACGACGACACATTCGGCGGCGCGAATGACACCGATGACGCTGATGATGATGATGATGATTCCGGCTGCGGCTGCAATTGATTTCCGTTGGGGCAGGTCATACGATGATCTATCTTGACACAGGAAATTGGCCAATCGGGACGTAAACTGGAGTCTACCGGCGCTGACAAGAGTTTTTCGACGAAATCGTTAGCGGCGGGATGTTGAGAACCCTACGGGAGGATGAGATGAAAATGCGGTGGTACTTTTTTGCGATGTTGATTGTCGTTTGTCTGTCTTTCACGACGATTATCGCTTGCGGCGACGATGACGATGACGACAGTGGTGACGACGATGCCGGGCCAACCGGCGGCGCCGATTGCCAAAGCCTTTGTGAACGCGGACTCGAGTGCTTCGGCGAAGAATATTGGGATTACGCGGGCGTCGAGACAATGGATGAGTGCGTCGAGGTGTGCGAAAACGACTTGTCCGAAGCCGATCCGGAACTGATCGATTGCATTTTCGGCTGCGCCGGCATCTCCGGCTGCGACGAGTGGGGCGCCTGCATGGCGGAATGCGCCGCCTAAGTAACCGCAGCGCCTACTCGTAACGCAACGCCTCGATGGGGTCGAGCTTGGCCGCTTTGCGGGCGGGATAAACGCCGAAAAAGACGCCCGTTCCCACCGAAAAACTAACGGCCAGCACAATCGAACTCGCCGCGATGGTAATCGGCAGGCTGTCGACGAACTTGCCCACCAACAGCAAGCCCCCGACGGCCAACCCGATGCCGATCAACCCGCCAAGTAGCGAAAGCGTCACCGCCTCGATGAGGAATTGCCGGGAAATGTCGCGGCGGCGCGCGCCTAGCGCCTTGCGGACCCCGATCTCCCGCGTGCGTTCGCGCACCGAGACCAGCATGATGTTCATGATCCCAATGCCGCCGACCAGCAGCGAGATCATCGCAATGCCGATCGCCGCAATGAAAATCGAACCGGTGAGGCTGTTGTAAGAACTCATCATACTTTCGCGGGTTTCGATTTCGAAATCGTCGGCCTCGGTCAGTTTCAGCTTGTGGCGAATGCGCAGGATCGCCCGCACTTCCTCGATCGCCATGTCCACGGGCACGTCTTGCTTCGCCTTCATATGGATCTGTAATTGGTCGCGAATTTTCCATTTCCGCGTAAACGCGCCCAGCGGAATCGCCACGAAGTTATCGCGACTGTCCCCGAACACAGCGCCCTGCCGTTCGGCCACGCCCACGATGCGGAAGCGATCGCCCCGCACGCGAATGAAGCGACCGACCGGATTGCCGTAGGGAAACAAGCGATCCAGAACGTCGTAACCGACCACCGCCACGCGCGTCCCGGCGAGCACCTCATGCGGTGTGAAATTCCGGCCGCCGTCCAGATTCATGCCGGTAACCGGCAGGTAGGTTTCCGTCGCGGCGGCAATGCCGACATCCGGATCGGTCTTGCGCCCTTCGGCACGGATCGTGTCGCCGCGCCAGCGATACACGAAGGGGCTGACCATATCGACCAAGCGGGCTTTGCGTTGAATCGCGTGGGCGTCTTCCATGGTCAGGTCCGGTCGGCGGCGGTACTTGTTCCAGTCGAACGTGATCGCAATGGCGGGGTATTTCTGGATAAAAAACACGTCGGCGCCGAGGCGCGAAAACTCGCTGGTCACCACGTTATCGATTCCGCCGACCACCGACATCATCGCAATCACCGTCGCCACGCCGATGATAATGCCCAAACTCGTCAAGCCGGTGCGCATCTTGTTGCTTCTAATCGAACGCAGGGCGATACGCAGGTTTTCGATCAGGCTGATGCGCCGGTGAATTCGGCGTTGCTTGCGGCGAAACCACTTCATTCGTAACCCAACGCCTCAATCGGGTCTTTTTTGGCCGCGGCGCGGGCCGGGAAGAAGCCGAAAATCAATCCCACGGCGCTGGAGAAGCTGATGCCCACCACGACGCTCCACATTTTCACCGAAGCAGGCAGTGGCGTCGCCGAAGCCACGAGCTTGGCCACCCCTGCCCCGCCCAGTACGCCGAGCACGCCCCCAATGGAGGCGATCACCGCCGCCTCGAAGAGGAACTGCATGAGGATCCAACGCCGCCGCGCGCCCAGCGCTTTGCGAATGCCGATCTCCCGCGTGCGCTCGGTCACCGACACGAGCATGATGTTCATGATGCCGATACCGCCGACCAACAGGCTGATGCCGGCCACGGCGAACATCGCGGCGTACAGGCTGCCGGTGAGCTTCTCGTAAAGTTCGCGCAGCACGTCGACTTCGTTAACGGCAAAATTGTCCGGCTTGTTCAGGGGCACCTTGCGGACGCGCCGCAGAATGCCGCGAAGTTCGTCTTTGGCGGCCGCGATAGAGGTCGCGTCGGCCACTTTCACAACGATGGAAAAGCGCTGCCGGCCGCGTTCGATCACCTTGGAAAACGTAGTGTGCGGCACCAACACGAATTGATCGAGATTCTGGTCGAAAAAGTCGCCGCGCTTGGCCATCACCCCGACGACTTCGAAAAGATTGTTGCCGATGCGGACGCGCTGGCCAATAGGGTTTCGCACTCCAAACAAGCGTTCGGCCACGTCGAACCCGAGCAGACAAATCGGGCGGCCGCCTTCGACATCCGGCGGGGTAAAAAACCGCCCTTTGCTGGGGTACACATTGCGAATCATGGCGTATTGCGAATTGACGCCACTGACCTGCACGAGGTCCATACTCCGGTTTTTCCACTTCACGGTTCGCCGCGTATAGCGCATGGGGCTGGCGCCGTTGACCAGCCGGCCGCTGCTGACGATGGCGTCGTATTCCTTCATCGAAATGTCCGGATGGTGGCGGAACTTGCGCCAATCGTTGTTGGCCCACGGGAACTTTTGGACGTACAAGACGCCTTGACCGATCGAATCGAGTTCAGCGGCAAAAGCGTCGTTCAGCCCCTCCACGATCGAGACGATGGCGATAATCGTGGTGATGCCGATCACGATGCCAAGGGTTGTCAGCAACGATCGCATTTTGTTGGCGCGCAACGAACTCAGCGCCATGACAAAGCTTTCCCACATCGCTCTCATCGCGGATCCGGATTCGGCGTGTCGCTTTCAATTCGCCCGTCGCGCAGCCGCACGACGCGGTGGGCGTACCGACTGATCTCTTCCTCGTGTGTTACGAGAATGATCGTGTTGCCCTGCTCGTGCAGGTCTTTCAGCAGTTCCATAATTTCATAGCTGGTCTTCGAATCGAGGTTGCCCGTCGGTTCGTCGGCCAGGATCAACGAGGGCCGCCCCACCAGCGCCCGGGCGATCGCCACGCGCTGTCGCTCACCGCCGGACATTTCGTTGGGCCGGTGATCGGTTCGTTCGCCAAGCCCGACTTGGGTCAACGCTTCGCGGGCGCGGTCTCGCCGCTCGTGCCCCGTCGCGCCGCCGTAGACCAGCGGCAATTCGACGTTGGCGAGTGCCGTGGCGCGCGGCAACAAGTTGAAGGTTTGAAATACGAAGCCGATTTTTTGGTTGCGGATATCGGCCAGTTCGTCGTCGGTGAGATCTTCGACGGCCTCCCCGTCCAACACGTAACTGCCGCCGGTGGGCGTATCGAGGCACCCGAGCATGTTCATCAAAGTGGATTTGCCGGACCCCGAAGGACCCATGACGGCCACGTACTCACCGGGCTTGATACTCAGATCCACACCGGAGAGCGCATGGACCTCCATCTCGCCCATGATGTAGGTTTTGGTCAACGCGCGGCATTCAATCAGCGACACGTCAGGCTCCGTTACATGGGCGGCCCGCCGGGTTGGATTTCCACCAGGTCATCAGGCTTCAACATGCGGTTCAGGGTTTTGAAAGGGCCGCAGATAACTTGGATATCTTCCGCCAGATTCTCTCCGGTAATTTCCATGTGGGTGTCGGAGCTGATGCCCGTTTCGACCCACAGCGGATGCACGCGGTTATCCTCTATGCGGAAGAGCATTTCCTTCATCTTGGAAATATCGCCGACCACCGCCGCGCCCATGTCCTTGGCGGCACCGGCCTCTTCACTTTTCTCTTCGCCCTCGGCCGGCTTTGCCAACGCCTCCGGGTCGCGCATCGTGATGCATTGGATCGGCACTTGGAAAACACCGACCTTGACCTCGGTCACGATGTCGGCCGTGGCGCTCATGCCGGGCCGGGTTTGGCTGGTATCGCCTTCCAGCAACACGTTGACCTCGAACGCCACCGTTTCTTCCTGCGTCCCCAGTTGCTGCTGCTGCATGGCGCTGCCGGCGATCTCGATGACCGTGGCCGCGAATTTCCTATCGGGCAATGCGTCGATCTCCACCGTCGCTGCATCGCCCACCTCGATAAGGACGACGTCGGCCTCGTCAACTTCCACGGTGGCGATGATTTTGCCGGGGTCGGACACTTCCATGATCACATCGCGCGAGAACACACTGCCCAGCGCGATTTCGCCCTCTTCCTTGTTGAGGCGGGTCACGACGCCGTCCATCGGCGAGCGAATCGTCGTTTTCGACAACTCGTCCTGAGTTATTCGCAAACCAGCCGCCGCCTGGCTGACGTTGTCCTGCGCGACGGCCACGCTCGCCTCGGCGACGCGCAACTCGGTTTCGGTCGCGTCCAGCGCCTCTTTGGTGGTGAGCTTCTTGGCAAACAAATCCTGCTGCCGTTCGAAGGTCTTTTGTGCCAGTTCGAGCCGCGCGCGACCAAGTCGCACCTGCGCCCGCGCGGCCTTCAATCCGGCTGCGGCCTGTTGGTTGTTGGCGTGGTAACGCTGGTTGTCCAGCGACAGGAGCAACTGCCCCTTTTTGACGTGTTCGCCCTCGTGCACGTGCAGCCGTTCAATCTGGGCCGAGATGTTGGCACTGATTTCCACGCGCACGGCCGGGTCGACCTGACCGGAGGCCGAAACGATCTGCCGTAATTCACCGCTGGAGATTTTCCCCGTCTGGACGGGAATCGCTTTCTCCCCAGACAATAAAAAATACGCGCCGATACCCGCGGCAATCAACACGAGTACAACAATGAGCCAAATCCACTTCCGCTTGCCAGAGGATTGTTTTTTCATGATACGAGAAACCTATGTGTACCGTGTTCCGGAAACGAAACGCCGAGCTATTCGTCACCGGTTTCGGGTGCCGGTGGTTCATCGAAGCGTATGCTGCGCAAATCTTTGACGCGAACCATCATGTGCCCGAGATCCGTTTGGCCGTAGCACCGCGTCAGGTTTTTAAACCGCATGCTCTTGATTTGACCGTCGCGCAACGCAACGGTTCCCGGAGTAAAACCGCCCGCGGCGGCCGCCGCGAAAACAACGCTTTCCACGTTCTTAAAATCAAGCGTGACGCGGATTTCCCCGAGGTAGCCCTTAATGGAAGTCTTGCCCTCGCAATGCATGTGGCTGACCGCAAGCGTATTCATGCTGCGGTCGGTCACCGTGCCCGTGAAATCCTGTTTGGGGGCGCGCGGGGTTTTATCCGCCTCGACGCCCAAGTCTCCCATACCCAACGAGACGAATACCGCCGCCGCCAGAAAAACCGCTGTCACGATTCGAGATCGCCGCATTCTGATCCACCTTTTCTCGAATAAAAATGCCATCTTTTGCTACTTCATGGCCCACGCAGTGTCAAGCGCCGCCCCCGCCGCTAGAGACGCTCGAGATGGGTTTTGACCGTCATGCGACGTTGCGGTGAGCGCCGTTTTTCGCCCGCAGCGATTAACAGTACGATCGTCCGCGACAAAGATTCCAGCCGCCCCTTCCTGCGATCGAGCAACATGCGTCCCTTCACCGTGCCGCTGAGCAGCCGAAATGGAACCGGATTGACCGGCACACGACCGCGGCCATCTTTGGCTTGCTCCGAGGCGCGAATCGCTCCGGAGAATTCGACCGTCGCG
The DNA window shown above is from Candidatus Lernaella stagnicola and carries:
- a CDS encoding CRTAC1 family protein, which codes for MFRKAIFTILVLMLTITPALAEEVLIQYDDGSDESVRTNIHTGDVQAFRLSTAHPATLKTTYLMLESDVAADIEVHVWAEFGGNNPDLSVDLITPITQTVAAGVDWYEFDVSAAGVEIGPWSDFHVGVMHLEDGYPSVRLDSSNPSPDIRIQYYNSEDGEWYYIGGGDGCYAYMIRALVDYHDQIDEADKYFHDISDDAGLPRTNGRPAWADYDNDGDPDLLIRGSQLFENNGDGTFTEVTQSAGLTDMPGSGGIWADFDNDGYLDIYVSTSSYNAHYNRFLHNNGDGTFTDLSFEAFGGEEYLNYENTEAMAVGDFNNDGYVDVYAGVYERDMSSCPWDKFYVNNGDLTFTESADALGMHEGIFQCARGIQWIDFNRDGFTDIHVSNYRLDQNFMWVNQNGESFSEQSEELNLMGENIDNYYGHTIGSAWGDLDLDGDWDVVDANLAHPRFIDFSDKTMVLLSSGEPDFEFTNVFAESGVEYCETHSNPNLVDVDNDADLDLFITTVYVGYQSHFYLNRLVEDGALSFEPATYAAGIWVDNGWGSAWADYDGDGDMDLFATGLWRNEIADQGNWIKIKAEGWAANAAALGARISVTVGETTYLREIQGGTGTTVQDDLVAHIGVGDAETIDEIVVDFPGGSTEVLTDVAVNQVLTVTDTQEPTPIDDDDDTSDDDNTSDDDTSGADDDTFGGANDTDDADDDDDDSGCGCN
- a CDS encoding ABC transporter permease; its protein translation is MKWFRRKQRRIHRRISLIENLRIALRSIRSNKMRTGLTSLGIIIGVATVIAMMSVVGGIDNVVTSEFSRLGADVFFIQKYPAIAITFDWNKYRRRPDLTMEDAHAIQRKARLVDMVSPFVYRWRGDTIRAEGRKTDPDVGIAAATETYLPVTGMNLDGGRNFTPHEVLAGTRVAVVGYDVLDRLFPYGNPVGRFIRVRGDRFRIVGVAERQGAVFGDSRDNFVAIPLGAFTRKWKIRDQLQIHMKAKQDVPVDMAIEEVRAILRIRHKLKLTEADDFEIETRESMMSSYNSLTGSIFIAAIGIAMISLLVGGIGIMNIMLVSVRERTREIGVRKALGARRRDISRQFLIEAVTLSLLGGLIGIGLAVGGLLLVGKFVDSLPITIAASSIVLAVSFSVGTGVFFGVYPARKAAKLDPIEALRYE
- a CDS encoding ABC transporter permease; protein product: MRAMWESFVMALSSLRANKMRSLLTTLGIVIGITTIIAIVSIVEGLNDAFAAELDSIGQGVLYVQKFPWANNDWRKFRHHPDISMKEYDAIVSSGRLVNGASPMRYTRRTVKWKNRSMDLVQVSGVNSQYAMIRNVYPSKGRFFTPPDVEGGRPICLLGFDVAERLFGVRNPIGQRVRIGNNLFEVVGVMAKRGDFFDQNLDQFVLVPHTTFSKVIERGRQRFSIVVKVADATSIAAAKDELRGILRRVRKVPLNKPDNFAVNEVDVLRELYEKLTGSLYAAMFAVAGISLLVGGIGIMNIMLVSVTERTREIGIRKALGARRRWILMQFLFEAAVIASIGGVLGVLGGAGVAKLVASATPLPASVKMWSVVVGISFSSAVGLIFGFFPARAAAKKDPIEALGYE
- a CDS encoding ABC transporter ATP-binding protein, producing MSLIECRALTKTYIMGEMEVHALSGVDLSIKPGEYVAVMGPSGSGKSTLMNMLGCLDTPTGGSYVLDGEAVEDLTDDELADIRNQKIGFVFQTFNLLPRATALANVELPLVYGGATGHERRDRAREALTQVGLGERTDHRPNEMSGGERQRVAIARALVGRPSLILADEPTGNLDSKTSYEIMELLKDLHEQGNTIILVTHEEEISRYAHRVVRLRDGRIESDTPNPDPR
- a CDS encoding efflux RND transporter periplasmic adaptor subunit, producing MKKQSSGKRKWIWLIVVLVLIAAGIGAYFLLSGEKAIPVQTGKISSGELRQIVSASGQVDPAVRVEISANISAQIERLHVHEGEHVKKGQLLLSLDNQRYHANNQQAAAGLKAARAQVRLGRARLELAQKTFERQQDLFAKKLTTKEALDATETELRVAEASVAVAQDNVSQAAAGLRITQDELSKTTIRSPMDGVVTRLNKEEGEIALGSVFSRDVIMEVSDPGKIIATVEVDEADVVLIEVGDAATVEIDALPDRKFAATVIEIAGSAMQQQQLGTQEETVAFEVNVLLEGDTSQTRPGMSATADIVTEVKVGVFQVPIQCITMRDPEALAKPAEGEEKSEEAGAAKDMGAAVVGDISKMKEMLFRIEDNRVHPLWVETGISSDTHMEITGENLAEDIQVICGPFKTLNRMLKPDDLVEIQPGGPPM